A portion of the Solea senegalensis isolate Sse05_10M linkage group LG17, IFAPA_SoseM_1, whole genome shotgun sequence genome contains these proteins:
- the ptrhd1 gene encoding putative peptidyl-tRNA hydrolase PTRHD1 — protein MAASGAGSPGRLVQYVVVRSDLVHKLSWPLGAVITQACHAATAAIHLHYADPDTQRYLAELDSMHKVVLGAPDEAALSGLSESLTQAGVSHKLWVEQPENFPTCLALKPYPKETVQPLLRKFKLFK, from the exons ATGGCGGCGTCGGGAGCCGGGTCTCCGGGCCGGCTCGTGCAGTACGTCGTGGTCCGCTCGGATCTGGTCCACAAACTATCGTGGCCCCTGGGAGCCGTGATAACCCAGGCGTGCCATGCGGCCACCGCCGCCATCCACCTGCACTACGCGGACCCGGACACGCAGCGCTACCTGGCGGAGCTGGACTCTATGCACAAAGTGGTGCTTGGG GCTCCAGACGAGGCCGCGCTCTCGGGTCTGTCAGAGAGTCTGACTCAGGCCGGTGTTTCCCACAAGCTTTGGGTCGAGCAGCCAGAGAACTTCCCCACGTGTCTGGCGCTGAAGCCGTATCCTAAAGAGACTGTGCAGCCTCTGCTGCGCAAGTTCAAACTCTTCAAATGA